A section of the Acidobacterium capsulatum ATCC 51196 genome encodes:
- a CDS encoding S66 peptidase family protein has product MADRAAVLKPRALRPGARIIVAAPASSARPERTDAGIENLRQRGFTVQPGPNAYRKHAPYFSAPAADRLHEFTSAFLSPGVDAIFSLRGGYGSNYLLPGLPLEQLRQHPKIFLGYSDTTTLQTYLLDQLGLVAFHGPLVAGDFDREGGVDEASFTAATSGGLVQAGPEHGLRPLRVPAGQGSVRGTLYGGCLSILTSALGTPYEPATEGKLLFLEDVEERPYRIDRMLRQMMLAGKFRGVRGFIFGEMLGCVSPNTEPDLVERVILDVLSGFNVPIAFGLRSGHVSRGNVTLPLGIEAELRLDGTPTLQSLEPAVIS; this is encoded by the coding sequence TTGGCTGACCGCGCCGCTGTCCTCAAGCCCCGGGCACTGCGCCCCGGCGCGCGCATCATCGTGGCCGCGCCCGCCAGCAGCGCCCGGCCTGAGAGAACGGACGCGGGCATTGAAAACCTGCGCCAGCGCGGCTTCACCGTGCAGCCCGGCCCGAACGCCTACCGCAAGCACGCGCCCTATTTTTCCGCTCCTGCCGCAGACCGCCTGCACGAGTTCACCTCCGCATTTCTCTCGCCCGGCGTGGATGCGATATTTAGTCTCCGTGGCGGTTACGGATCGAACTACCTGCTGCCCGGCCTGCCTCTGGAGCAGTTGCGCCAGCATCCCAAAATCTTCCTGGGCTACAGCGACACCACCACGCTGCAGACGTACCTGCTCGACCAGCTTGGCCTGGTCGCCTTTCACGGCCCGCTCGTTGCCGGTGACTTTGACCGCGAAGGCGGCGTCGATGAAGCCAGCTTCACCGCGGCCACCAGCGGCGGCCTCGTGCAGGCAGGCCCAGAGCACGGCCTGCGCCCCCTGCGCGTGCCCGCAGGGCAGGGAAGCGTGCGCGGCACCCTCTACGGCGGCTGCCTCAGCATTCTCACCTCCGCGCTCGGCACCCCCTATGAGCCCGCGACCGAGGGCAAGCTGCTGTTTCTCGAAGACGTTGAGGAGCGCCCATACCGCATCGATCGCATGCTGCGGCAGATGATGCTCGCGGGCAAATTTCGCGGTGTGCGCGGCTTCATCTTTGGCGAAATGCTCGGCTGCGTCTCCCCCAACACTGAGCCCGATCTCGTCGAGCGCGTCATCCTCGACGTCCTCTCGGGCTTCAATGTGCCCATCGCCTTCGGGCTGCGCTCCGGGCATGTCTCGCGCGGCAACGTGACGTTGCCTTTGGGCATTGAGGCTGAGCTGCGCCTCGACGGCACGCCCACACTCCAGTCTCTTGAACCGGCGGTAATCTCTTAA
- a CDS encoding SPOR domain-containing protein, whose amino-acid sequence MMREAFDDDDLEKKDTEITLGLPSLLGIFFGLVLICGIFFGFGYTLGRGSSHSNNATNPSASTPATSSDSGLAPSGGAAKPSAQQSLPPATTATNGTTAPGTSATVTPAVASTTPGQQPGTVLAATANTANPAPAVKTVAAPAAAPVLQPSPAARPATPAEIYMVQVAAVQNPADAAVLMSALRQHGYHVMERRLPQDSLTHVQIGPFNSRAAANQMRQRLQSDGYNAILKP is encoded by the coding sequence ATGATGCGCGAAGCTTTTGACGACGACGATCTGGAAAAGAAGGACACCGAAATCACCCTCGGGCTGCCCTCGCTGCTGGGTATTTTCTTCGGGCTGGTGCTGATCTGCGGCATCTTCTTCGGCTTTGGCTATACGCTGGGCCGGGGCAGCTCGCACTCGAATAACGCGACGAATCCGTCGGCCTCGACGCCTGCCACCTCTTCTGACTCCGGCCTTGCGCCCAGTGGCGGCGCGGCCAAGCCCTCGGCGCAGCAGAGCCTGCCGCCGGCCACCACCGCAACCAACGGCACCACTGCCCCCGGAACCAGCGCGACCGTGACCCCGGCGGTCGCCTCCACCACGCCCGGCCAGCAGCCCGGCACGGTGCTTGCCGCCACGGCCAACACGGCGAACCCGGCTCCGGCGGTGAAGACGGTCGCCGCGCCCGCCGCTGCCCCGGTCTTGCAACCCAGCCCGGCAGCCCGCCCGGCCACGCCCGCCGAGATCTACATGGTGCAGGTGGCCGCCGTGCAAAACCCCGCCGATGCCGCCGTGCTGATGAGCGCGCTGCGCCAGCATGGCTACCACGTGATGGAACGCCGCCTTCCGCAGGACAGCCTCACCCACGTGCAGATTGGCCCCTTCAACAGCCGCGCCGCCGCCAACCAGATGCGCCAGCGCCTGCAGTCCGACGGTTATAACGCCATCCTGAAGCCGTAG
- the mpl gene encoding UDP-N-acetylmuramate:L-alanyl-gamma-D-glutamyl-meso-diaminopimelate ligase has protein sequence MQANKHIHLIGICGTAMASLAGLLQQKGHRITGSDQAAYPPMSNLLASLGIPIAEPFAEANLQPAPDLTIIGNAISRGNAELEHVLDRKLPFTSMAQVIHDEFLAGRESLVVSGTHGKTTTTSMLAWIYEVASRRHAGFTPSFLIGGVAENFGTSFQYKPGKAFIIEGDEYDTAFFDKGPKFMHYFPDALILTHVEFDHADIYLDLDAVKTAFRRLVNLVPRRGRIVAFDASPHLRDCVQKALCPVEFYGARPDSAWQVVDLVQQGGIMQWKVLRYGAPWAEFRMQLAGEHNAFNATAAAALAVGQGVPLAAITEALASFRSVKRRLEVRAQVHGVTIIDDFAHHPTAIRETLRALRGAYPGARLWAVLEPRSNTLRRNVFEHELVESLALADQIVMAQVFKSEAVPEAERLQPERVIAALEQQGKPAHLIPGVAGIVARIAAEARPGDVVAILSNGGFDGIYEKLPHALQERVENQPSQDHATHGAAPMQEPRG, from the coding sequence ATGCAGGCCAACAAGCACATTCATCTCATCGGCATCTGCGGCACGGCCATGGCCTCGCTCGCCGGACTCCTCCAGCAAAAGGGCCACCGCATCACCGGCTCCGATCAGGCGGCCTATCCGCCCATGTCCAACCTGCTCGCGAGCCTTGGCATTCCCATTGCCGAGCCTTTTGCCGAGGCCAACCTGCAGCCCGCGCCCGATCTCACCATCATCGGCAACGCCATCTCGCGCGGCAACGCTGAACTGGAGCACGTGCTTGACCGCAAGCTGCCGTTCACCTCCATGGCGCAGGTCATTCATGATGAATTCCTCGCCGGGCGCGAATCGCTCGTCGTCTCCGGCACGCACGGCAAAACCACCACGACCAGCATGCTGGCCTGGATCTACGAGGTCGCCTCGCGGCGCCATGCCGGGTTCACGCCATCGTTTCTGATTGGCGGCGTCGCAGAGAACTTCGGCACCAGCTTTCAATACAAGCCCGGCAAGGCTTTCATCATTGAGGGCGATGAATACGACACGGCCTTCTTTGATAAAGGGCCGAAGTTCATGCACTACTTTCCTGACGCGCTGATTCTCACGCATGTTGAGTTTGACCACGCCGACATCTATCTCGATCTTGATGCCGTGAAGACTGCCTTTCGCCGCCTCGTCAATCTCGTTCCCCGGCGCGGACGCATCGTCGCCTTTGACGCCTCGCCGCATCTGCGTGACTGCGTGCAGAAGGCGCTCTGTCCGGTCGAGTTCTACGGTGCGCGGCCCGATTCCGCATGGCAGGTGGTCGATCTCGTCCAGCAGGGCGGCATCATGCAGTGGAAGGTGCTGCGCTACGGCGCGCCCTGGGCGGAGTTCCGCATGCAGCTTGCCGGCGAACACAACGCCTTCAACGCCACGGCGGCAGCGGCTCTGGCCGTGGGGCAGGGAGTTCCGCTCGCGGCTATCACCGAGGCGCTCGCCAGCTTCCGCAGCGTCAAGCGCCGCCTTGAGGTGCGCGCGCAGGTCCACGGCGTGACCATCATCGACGACTTCGCGCACCATCCCACGGCCATTCGCGAGACGCTGCGGGCACTGCGCGGAGCCTACCCCGGGGCGCGTCTGTGGGCGGTGCTGGAGCCGCGCTCGAACACCCTGCGCCGCAACGTCTTTGAGCACGAACTGGTCGAGAGCCTCGCGCTCGCCGATCAAATTGTCATGGCGCAGGTCTTCAAGAGCGAAGCCGTGCCCGAGGCCGAGCGCCTGCAGCCCGAGCGCGTCATCGCGGCCCTTGAGCAGCAGGGCAAGCCCGCGCATCTCATTCCCGGCGTCGCCGGCATTGTGGCGCGCATCGCGGCCGAGGCACGGCCCGGTGATGTGGTGGCGATTCTGTCGAATGGTGGCTTTGACGGCATCTATGAAAAACTGCCGCACGCTCTCCAGGAGCGCGTCGAGAATCAGCCCTCGCAAGACCACGCCACACACGGGGCCGCGCCCATGCAGGAGCCGCGCGGCTGA
- a CDS encoding PfkB family carbohydrate kinase produces MSILVVGSVAFDTIESPAGRAERCLGGAATHFALAASFFTPVRVIAVVGEDFTPENEAVLTRRGIDTRGIDHAAGKSFFWSGSYEGNLNEAQTRATELNVFSSFSPRIPAEYMDSEYLFLANIDPVLQAEVRGKMPDVRMVCGDTMNYWINGHAENLARVLSELDVLLINDTEARLLGNDDNIVRAAHNVLAQGPKTLVIKHGEYGATAFFSKQSFPEEHQQHIAVPFRAPALPLANVVDPTGAGDSFAGGFYGYIASQPRLTPEVFKRALFYGGVMGSFAVERFGTERLAQLDPREIEERFAIFRQISHLD; encoded by the coding sequence ATGTCGATTCTGGTTGTAGGCAGTGTTGCATTCGACACCATTGAGAGCCCCGCGGGCCGCGCCGAGCGCTGCCTGGGCGGGGCAGCCACCCACTTTGCGCTCGCCGCCAGCTTCTTCACGCCCGTGCGCGTGATTGCTGTGGTGGGCGAGGATTTCACGCCCGAAAACGAGGCTGTGCTCACCCGTCGCGGCATTGACACACGCGGCATCGATCACGCGGCCGGCAAGAGCTTCTTCTGGAGCGGCTCTTACGAGGGCAACCTCAACGAGGCCCAGACGCGCGCCACTGAGCTCAATGTCTTCTCCAGCTTCTCGCCGCGCATCCCGGCCGAGTACATGGATTCGGAGTATCTCTTCCTCGCCAACATCGATCCGGTGCTGCAGGCTGAGGTGCGCGGCAAGATGCCTGACGTGCGCATGGTCTGCGGCGACACCATGAATTACTGGATCAACGGCCATGCCGAAAATCTGGCTCGCGTGCTGTCTGAGCTGGACGTGCTGCTCATCAATGACACCGAAGCAAGGCTGCTCGGCAATGACGATAACATCGTCCGCGCCGCGCACAACGTGCTGGCCCAGGGGCCGAAGACGCTGGTCATCAAGCATGGCGAATACGGCGCGACCGCCTTCTTCAGCAAGCAGTCTTTCCCTGAGGAGCACCAGCAGCACATCGCCGTTCCGTTCCGCGCGCCCGCGCTGCCCCTGGCCAATGTGGTTGACCCGACCGGAGCCGGCGACTCCTTTGCCGGCGGCTTCTACGGCTACATCGCCTCGCAGCCCAGGCTGACGCCCGAGGTCTTCAAGCGCGCGCTCTTCTACGGCGGCGTGATGGGTTCATTTGCTGTCGAGCGCTTCGGCACCGAACGGCTGGCGCAGCTCGATCCGCGCGAAATTGAGGAACGGTTTGCCATCTTCCGCCAAATCTCGCACCTCGACTGA
- a CDS encoding slipin family protein, with the protein MIGIPLLVLIVVVVVYLFSCINILREYERGVIFRLGRALPQPKGPGLIFVLRPFDQIVRVSLRQDVLEVPPQDVITRDNVTIKVNAVITLRVLDPARAVIEVANYVYQTSQFAQTTLRSVLGEVELDDLLAHREQLNQRIQAIIDERTEPWGVKVVSVEVKQVDLPDTMLRAMAKQAEAEREKRSKIINAEGEYAAAQRLVEAAAMLAEQPITLQLRYLQTLTDIGAEKNTTIVFPLPMELVSLLNKFQSAFSKDNPAPPAA; encoded by the coding sequence ATGATCGGCATTCCTCTTCTGGTTCTCATCGTCGTCGTTGTGGTGTATCTCTTCTCATGCATCAACATCCTGCGCGAATACGAACGCGGCGTCATCTTCCGCCTGGGCCGCGCGCTGCCGCAGCCCAAGGGCCCGGGGCTGATCTTTGTGCTGCGCCCCTTTGACCAGATTGTGCGCGTGTCGCTGCGCCAGGACGTGCTCGAAGTGCCCCCGCAGGACGTGATCACCCGCGACAACGTCACCATCAAGGTCAACGCCGTCATCACCCTGCGCGTGCTTGACCCCGCGCGCGCCGTGATCGAGGTGGCCAACTACGTCTACCAGACCTCGCAGTTTGCCCAGACCACGCTGCGCTCGGTGCTCGGCGAGGTGGAGCTCGACGACCTGCTGGCCCATCGCGAACAACTCAACCAGCGCATTCAGGCCATCATTGACGAGCGCACCGAGCCCTGGGGCGTGAAGGTGGTCAGCGTCGAGGTCAAGCAGGTGGACCTGCCCGACACCATGCTGCGCGCCATGGCCAAACAGGCCGAGGCCGAGCGCGAGAAGCGCTCCAAGATCATCAATGCCGAGGGCGAATACGCCGCCGCGCAACGCCTCGTCGAGGCAGCCGCCATGCTCGCCGAGCAGCCCATCACCCTGCAACTGCGCTATTTGCAGACGCTGACCGACATTGGCGCGGAAAAGAACACCACCATCGTCTTTCCGCTGCCCATGGAACTGGTCTCATTGCTCAACAAGTTTCAGTCCGCATTCAGCAAGGACAACCCGGCACCCCCTGCCGCATAA
- a CDS encoding MgtC/SapB family protein, translating into MMLQNSVAMDFNHLQQIAFTRDVAGRLLLAAALGSVVGLDREWHHHASGVRTNVLICFGAALFTFLSALIAGDSANRAQIASNIVQGIGFLGAGLILHNRDRISGLTGAATVWAVASIGMCCGAGLYLPAAFATALVLLVLEGIGLLERKANLKLYSRLYEVRGRDALQLNLAVLRAMDHEKKPFHGADEANIGDLYRLTFHLAATTRGHQRMLHALQGAQAVDEVHTFADVEND; encoded by the coding sequence ATGATGCTTCAGAACTCAGTCGCGATGGACTTCAACCACCTGCAGCAGATCGCCTTCACCCGCGATGTGGCGGGCCGGTTGCTGCTGGCCGCGGCGCTGGGCAGTGTGGTGGGCCTGGATCGCGAATGGCATCACCACGCCTCCGGCGTGCGCACCAATGTGCTCATCTGTTTTGGAGCTGCACTCTTTACCTTCCTCTCGGCGCTCATCGCGGGTGACTCCGCCAATCGCGCGCAGATCGCATCGAATATCGTGCAGGGCATCGGCTTCCTTGGCGCCGGGCTCATCCTGCACAATCGCGACCGCATCAGCGGACTCACCGGCGCGGCCACCGTATGGGCCGTGGCCTCCATCGGCATGTGCTGCGGCGCGGGACTTTACCTGCCCGCCGCATTTGCCACCGCGCTCGTGCTGCTGGTGCTCGAAGGCATTGGCCTGCTCGAGCGCAAGGCCAACTTGAAGCTTTATTCGCGCCTTTATGAGGTGCGCGGGCGTGACGCGCTGCAACTCAATCTGGCCGTGCTGCGCGCCATGGATCACGAGAAGAAGCCCTTTCACGGCGCCGACGAAGCGAACATCGGCGACCTCTACCGGCTCACCTTTCATCTGGCGGCCACCACTCGCGGGCACCAGCGCATGCTGCACGCGCTGCAAGGCGCGCAGGCCGTCGACGAAGTGCATACCTTTGCAGATGTGGAGAACGATTGA
- a CDS encoding aryl-sulfate sulfotransferase, translating into MSIRRVLLLSATSAGLFFPILLSGCGTGAGAVQLSSQTFDFGQTALHTSVERTVVTVTNSSSSSTSVDLSLSGDSSFSLASSYSCGGTLAAKSSCAVVITYSPQQDGAEAAVLQITQQAQAPQTVNLTGTGVALSAGQGIVTATNNPLVALYTFAPTGQGNVAVQFGTTTGYGFETASYATPTNGDPVSIYVAGMKANTLYHMSATLTLNDGTTYQDSDHTFTTSNFPAAILPTITTTTASGQTPQPGVELMSASNSSITGYLEAYATDLQGNIIWGYNYGDRNNGSDFPTIVQPVKQMTNGDYIVVLSYASQFLLDSNDDVVTPPAGTVDLVREIDLAGNVVKQITMAQLNSELAAAGYNLTLDDFHHDVLVLPNGHWIVLANTIQQETGLTGYSGTVNVLGDVLVDLDTNLKPVWVWNEFDHLDLNRHPMSFPDWTHTNAVLYSPSDGDLVISIRHQNWILKIDYDNGNGAGDIVWHLGEGGDFTLQNGSDPIDWFYAQHNPSFTTTNTDGAFGIVMMDNGDDRIDASGNLCGTSTFSCYTTVPIFTVSESGKTATLTFRDTIPAADYNSWGGNAEVLANGDMEFDLCDEPAASNGDYTSAVEEIKTGNSSQTVWTLQETGANLYRAKRIPSLYPGVQW; encoded by the coding sequence ATGAGTATTCGCCGCGTGTTACTGCTCTCTGCCACCTCTGCAGGTCTTTTCTTCCCCATCTTGCTTTCCGGCTGCGGCACGGGAGCAGGTGCCGTTCAACTCAGTTCCCAGACCTTTGACTTCGGGCAGACTGCGCTCCACACCAGCGTGGAGCGCACCGTGGTCACCGTCACCAATTCCAGCTCTTCCAGCACATCGGTCGATCTGTCACTCTCGGGCGACAGCAGCTTCTCACTGGCCTCCAGTTATTCTTGCGGAGGCACGCTCGCCGCCAAATCCTCCTGCGCAGTTGTCATCACCTACTCTCCGCAGCAGGACGGCGCAGAGGCGGCCGTGCTCCAGATCACCCAGCAGGCGCAAGCGCCCCAGACCGTCAACCTCACCGGCACGGGCGTCGCACTCTCTGCCGGCCAAGGCATCGTGACCGCGACCAACAACCCGCTGGTCGCGCTCTATACCTTTGCGCCCACCGGCCAGGGCAACGTCGCTGTACAATTTGGCACTACCACCGGCTATGGCTTTGAGACTGCCTCCTACGCAACACCCACGAACGGCGATCCGGTCTCAATTTACGTCGCAGGCATGAAGGCTAATACGCTCTACCACATGAGCGCGACCCTCACCCTGAACGACGGCACCACATATCAGGACTCTGACCACACCTTCACTACATCTAACTTCCCTGCCGCCATTCTCCCCACCATCACGACCACCACTGCCAGCGGCCAGACGCCACAGCCCGGCGTTGAACTGATGAGCGCCAGCAACAGTTCCATCACCGGTTATCTTGAGGCCTACGCCACCGACCTTCAGGGCAATATCATCTGGGGATACAACTACGGCGACCGCAACAACGGCAGCGACTTCCCCACCATCGTGCAACCCGTCAAGCAGATGACCAACGGCGACTACATCGTCGTACTCTCCTATGCCTCACAATTCCTGCTCGACAGCAACGACGACGTGGTCACGCCCCCCGCTGGTACCGTCGATCTAGTCCGCGAGATTGACCTCGCAGGCAACGTCGTCAAGCAAATTACCATGGCGCAGCTTAACTCAGAGCTGGCTGCGGCGGGCTACAATCTCACGCTTGACGATTTCCACCACGACGTACTCGTTCTGCCTAACGGCCACTGGATCGTGCTGGCGAACACCATCCAACAAGAGACCGGCCTCACCGGTTATAGTGGCACGGTCAATGTGCTCGGCGATGTGCTCGTCGATCTCGACACGAACCTCAAGCCTGTCTGGGTGTGGAACGAGTTTGACCACCTCGACCTCAACCGGCACCCGATGAGCTTCCCTGACTGGACGCATACCAATGCCGTGCTCTACTCGCCCAGCGATGGCGATCTGGTCATATCCATTCGCCACCAGAACTGGATCCTCAAGATCGACTATGACAATGGCAATGGCGCGGGCGACATCGTCTGGCATCTGGGCGAAGGCGGGGACTTCACGCTTCAGAACGGCTCAGACCCGATCGACTGGTTTTATGCGCAGCACAACCCCTCGTTCACGACAACGAACACCGACGGCGCCTTCGGCATCGTCATGATGGACAACGGAGACGACCGCATCGATGCCAGCGGAAATCTCTGCGGCACCTCAACCTTCTCCTGCTACACGACCGTTCCGATTTTCACCGTCAGCGAAAGCGGCAAAACCGCTACGCTCACCTTCCGCGATACTATCCCTGCCGCCGACTACAACAGTTGGGGAGGAAATGCCGAGGTGCTTGCCAACGGTGATATGGAGTTTGATCTGTGTGATGAACCGGCGGCCTCCAACGGAGACTATACCTCGGCCGTCGAGGAAATCAAGACAGGCAACAGCTCGCAGACTGTGTGGACGCTGCAGGAAACCGGCGCTAACCTCTATCGAGCCAAGCGCATCCCCAGCCTCTACCCCGGCGTGCAGTGGTAG
- the dapF gene encoding diaminopimelate epimerase, whose translation MQFVKADACGNDFLIVEGKADAALAIALCQRHTGVGADGVEFLEKTGPHSGTIRLVNADGSIAEISGNGTRCVAAWMAHESHARPGDTITLTTDAGARACRVVSADGAKFLMATGMGVPTVRHGMVKLPQGITVEGSVVHTGNPHFVIEVQSGDFTVQGHDWREIGKAICFHPDFPAQTNVEFVHFIDTNTVAIRIYERGVGPTTSSGTGTCASAAATIAAARAASPLRVIAEGGEQRVEWAGQGAEITLTGPAELICQGEAFVG comes from the coding sequence ATGCAGTTTGTAAAAGCCGATGCCTGTGGCAATGACTTTTTGATTGTGGAAGGCAAGGCCGACGCCGCGCTCGCCATTGCACTCTGCCAGCGCCACACCGGTGTGGGCGCTGATGGCGTCGAGTTTCTTGAGAAGACCGGGCCTCACAGCGGTACCATTCGCCTGGTGAACGCCGACGGCTCCATTGCAGAAATTTCCGGCAACGGCACGCGCTGCGTCGCCGCCTGGATGGCCCACGAGAGCCATGCCCGGCCCGGCGATACGATCACGCTCACCACCGACGCCGGCGCGCGCGCCTGCCGCGTCGTGAGCGCGGACGGCGCAAAATTTCTCATGGCCACCGGCATGGGCGTGCCCACCGTGCGCCACGGCATGGTCAAGCTGCCGCAGGGCATCACGGTCGAGGGCTCCGTTGTCCACACCGGCAATCCCCACTTCGTGATTGAAGTGCAAAGCGGCGATTTCACCGTTCAGGGCCACGACTGGCGCGAGATCGGCAAGGCCATCTGCTTCCACCCTGACTTCCCCGCGCAGACCAACGTCGAATTTGTACACTTCATCGATACAAATACCGTCGCCATCCGCATCTACGAGCGCGGCGTCGGCCCCACCACCTCCTCCGGCACAGGAACCTGCGCCAGCGCCGCAGCCACCATCGCCGCCGCACGCGCCGCGTCTCCCCTGCGCGTCATCGCCGAGGGCGGCGAGCAGCGCGTCGAGTGGGCTGGCCAGGGCGCCGAGATCACGCTCACCGGCCCCGCCGAACTCATCTGCCAGGGCGAGGCCTTCGTTGGCTGA
- a CDS encoding NfeD family protein — MTFPRERRFRLLLALWFLAFSCLALGAQSKAPQVYVLHLDDTIQPISADYLARGIHEASRAHAEALLVEMNTPGGLLASTRVMVHDILSSPVPVIFYIAPTGSRAGSAGFFLLEAADVAAMAPGTEAGASHPILEGRSMGATLKEKITNDAMAFLRSYVAPRGRNVDAAQEAVLHSKSYTPQEALSLHLIDLIEPSTPALLEALNGRAITRFNGQQVVLHTAGAQLVDVTPSFRERVFDPLMDPNVAVLILITGALLIYLEFHIPGTIVPGALGTLLVVIALFALNMLPVHDASWLLILAAFVLILLEAKFPSHGILAGLGTVLLVVGLLTLVNGPIPQLRVQLATALAAGLGFGIITTILVRAAWRARHNKIMTGPAAMLGAIGIAQEELAPRGQVLVRGELWFAEAAEPIPAGAHVKVTGLRGLTLQVESLSEATAT; from the coding sequence ATGACCTTTCCACGAGAACGCCGATTCCGATTGCTGCTTGCGCTCTGGTTTCTGGCCTTCTCGTGTCTCGCCCTCGGCGCGCAATCCAAAGCGCCGCAGGTCTACGTGCTGCATCTGGATGACACCATCCAGCCCATCAGCGCGGACTATCTCGCGCGCGGCATTCATGAAGCCAGCCGCGCCCACGCCGAGGCGCTGCTCGTCGAAATGAACACGCCGGGCGGTCTGCTCGCCTCCACACGCGTGATGGTGCATGACATTCTGTCGAGTCCCGTGCCGGTCATCTTCTACATCGCGCCCACGGGCAGCCGTGCCGGTTCGGCGGGATTCTTCCTGCTCGAAGCCGCCGACGTCGCCGCCATGGCTCCGGGCACCGAGGCCGGAGCTTCGCACCCCATTCTCGAAGGGCGGTCGATGGGCGCGACGCTCAAGGAAAAAATCACCAATGACGCGATGGCCTTCCTGCGCTCCTACGTAGCGCCGCGCGGCCGCAATGTGGACGCCGCCCAGGAGGCCGTGCTCCACTCGAAGTCCTACACGCCGCAGGAAGCGCTCAGCCTGCACCTGATCGACCTCATCGAGCCCAGCACACCCGCGCTGCTGGAGGCACTGAACGGCCGCGCCATCACCCGCTTCAACGGACAGCAGGTGGTGCTGCACACCGCCGGAGCGCAACTGGTGGACGTCACGCCCAGCTTTCGCGAGAGAGTCTTTGACCCGCTCATGGACCCCAACGTCGCCGTGCTGATTCTGATCACCGGCGCTCTGCTCATCTATCTCGAATTTCACATTCCCGGCACCATCGTGCCCGGCGCTCTGGGAACGCTGCTCGTGGTCATCGCTCTCTTTGCCCTCAACATGCTGCCGGTGCATGATGCCTCGTGGCTGCTGATTCTCGCGGCCTTTGTGCTCATCCTGCTCGAGGCCAAATTCCCCAGCCACGGCATTCTTGCCGGCCTTGGAACGGTGCTGCTCGTGGTGGGCCTGCTGACCCTCGTCAACGGCCCCATTCCGCAGCTTCGCGTGCAACTGGCCACCGCCCTCGCCGCGGGACTCGGCTTCGGCATCATCACCACCATCCTCGTGCGAGCCGCGTGGCGGGCGCGCCACAACAAGATCATGACCGGCCCCGCCGCCATGCTGGGCGCCATCGGCATTGCACAGGAGGAGCTTGCCCCGCGCGGGCAGGTCCTCGTTCGCGGCGAACTCTGGTTTGCCGAGGCCGCCGAGCCCATCCCTGCCGGAGCGCACGTCAAAGTGACCGGCCTGCGCGGCCTCACTCTGCAGGTGGAGAGCCTCTCGGAAGCCACCGCCACCTGA
- a CDS encoding lysophospholipid acyltransferase family protein, which produces MLTSLALVVIYIVLGFPAALVCVPVVLLTGDISLMYAWGMGITRLGLRVMGLRPTLHGLEHVEPGGQYLFLSNHLSNLDPLMLLPEIPVRIAVFIKRPLMKIPILGYCMGLAGFIPVDRRGDVEAARASVRRAQQVMDSGVSVVSFVEGTRSPDGRMLPFKKGPFYLAMESKQPIIPVSIHGTETMMRKGSLAIRRGRAHITFHAPLEPSHYPDRDALMAAVRTAIASGLPEWMRG; this is translated from the coding sequence ATGCTCACCTCCCTCGCCCTGGTTGTGATCTACATCGTGCTGGGCTTTCCGGCGGCGCTGGTCTGCGTGCCGGTTGTGCTGCTCACCGGCGACATCTCGCTCATGTACGCCTGGGGCATGGGCATCACGCGGCTGGGCCTGCGCGTCATGGGGCTCAGGCCCACGCTCCACGGCCTGGAGCACGTCGAGCCGGGCGGGCAATACCTCTTCCTCTCCAATCACCTGTCCAATCTTGATCCGCTCATGCTGCTGCCCGAGATTCCGGTGCGCATCGCCGTCTTCATCAAGCGGCCGCTCATGAAAATCCCCATCCTCGGCTACTGCATGGGGCTGGCCGGCTTCATTCCGGTCGACCGGCGCGGCGATGTGGAGGCGGCGCGGGCCAGCGTACGCCGCGCGCAGCAGGTCATGGACTCGGGCGTCAGCGTGGTCTCGTTTGTCGAGGGCACCCGCTCGCCCGACGGCCGCATGCTGCCCTTCAAAAAAGGTCCCTTCTACCTCGCCATGGAGTCGAAGCAGCCCATCATCCCCGTCTCCATCCACGGCACCGAAACCATGATGCGCAAGGGCAGCCTCGCCATCCGTCGCGGCCGCGCGCACATCACCTTCCACGCCCCTCTCGAACCCTCCCACTACCCTGACCGCGACGCCCTCATGGCCGCCGTCCGCACCGCCATCGCCTCCGGCCTGCCCGAGTGGATGCGCGGTTAG